A window of Zingiber officinale cultivar Zhangliang chromosome 5A, Zo_v1.1, whole genome shotgun sequence contains these coding sequences:
- the LOC121981568 gene encoding probable protein phosphatase 2C 33 isoform X1, with amino-acid sequence MGSCLSADGQRGGSSPSSPASGTRRQRGRLRRLTRTSLEEDDELCRIPGRKFRNGSTNTASLFTQQGKKGTNQDAMIVWENFGDRSDTVFCGVFDGHGPNGHTVARKVRDILPLNLRASWELIVGNDESKQNHTDTMNSNVIPSPIPMDESIASTGFDEKDRRSKFSKTMKDSFLKAFRIVDKELRLHPEIDCFYSGTTAVTLVKQAQDLVIGNVGDSRAVLGTRDENNSLIAVQLTLDLKPSLPREAERIRRCRGRIFALRDEPEVVRVWLPNIDSPGLAMARAFGDFCLKDFGLISVPEVSYRRITEKDEFIVLASDGVWDVLSNKEAIHIVASAPTRASAARYLIESAVQAWKSKYPTSKIDDCAAVCLFLNTDTSNNSTLRGSEADGTLHEVEVVGHKQVYHRAETTDKCGNHQASSLMTLHSWMKSSPTLLECPGLSLSLSFVLK; translated from the exons ATGGGGTCCTGCTTGTCGGCCGATGGGCAGAGAGGTGGCTCAAGCCCGTCGTCCCCGGCTTCGGGGACCAGGCGACAACGGGGTCGCCTCAGGAGGTTGACACGGACATCGCTAGAGGAGGACGACGAGCTCTGCAGGATCCCCGGGAGGAAGTTTCGAAATGGCTCCACCAACACCGCCTCGCTATTCACCCAGCAGGGCAAGAAGGGGACTAACCAGGATGCCATGATCGTTTGGGAG AATTTTGGTGATAGGAGTGATACAGTCTTTTGTGGAGTTTTTGATGGCCATGGTCCTAATGGCCACACGGTGGCAAGGAAAGTAAGAGATATTCTCCCTTTGAATCTACGTGCCAGTTGGGAGCTAATCGTAGGAAATGATGAATCCAAACAGAACCATACCGACACCATGAATTCAAATGTAATTCCATCTCCAATCCCCATGGATGAATCCATAGCTTCTACTGGATTTGACGAGAAGGATAGACGTTCAAAATTCTCAAAAACAATGAAAGACTCATTCCTGAAGGCTTTCAGAATAGTGGATAAGGAACTGAGATTGCATCCGGAGATTGATTGCTTCTATAGTGGGACAACAGCAGTCACTCTGGTTAAGCAG GCTCAAGATCTTGTCATTGGAAATGTTGGAGACTCAAGAGCAGTTTTGGGCACTAGAGATGAAAATAACTCCTTGATTGCCGTCCAACTGACTTTGGATCTAAAACCAAGTCTTCCTA GGGAAGCTGAAAGAATTAGGCGTTGTAGAGGCCGTATCTTTGCTTTGAGGGATGAACCAGAGGTGGTTCGGGTATGGCTGCCCAATATCGATTCTCCAGGCTTGGCTATGGCACGGGCATTTGGAGATTTCTGTTTAAAGGATTTCGGTTTAATATCTGTGCCTGAAGTTTCTTACAGACGCATTACTGAAAAAGATGAGTTTATCGTGTTGGCCTCGGATGGG GTTTGGGATGTTCTATCCAACAAAGAGGCAATACACATAGTTGCATCTGCTCCTACAAGGGCCTCCGCCGCTCGGTATCTCATTGAGTCAGCTGTACAAGCCTGGAAGTCCAAGTATCCAACTTCAAAAATTGATGATTGTGCTGCGGTTTGCCTCTTCCTTAATACTGACACATCCAACAACTCCACTCTCAGAGGTAGCGAAGCTGACGGGACACTGCATGAAGTCGAGGTTGTCGGTCATAAACAGG TCTATCACAGGGCAGAAACAACCGACAAGTGTGGCAACCATCAAGCATCATCTTTAATGACTCTCCACAGTTGGATGAAGAGCAGCCCGACTCTATTAGAATGCCCaggtctttctctctctctctcgttcgTTCTGAAATAG
- the LOC121981568 gene encoding probable protein phosphatase 2C 33 isoform X2, which translates to MGSCLSADGQRGGSSPSSPASGTRRQRGRLRRLTRTSLEEDDELCRIPGRKFRNGSTNTASLFTQQGKKGTNQDAMIVWENFGDRSDTVFCGVFDGHGPNGHTVARKNHTDTMNSNVIPSPIPMDESIASTGFDEKDRRSKFSKTMKDSFLKAFRIVDKELRLHPEIDCFYSGTTAVTLVKQAQDLVIGNVGDSRAVLGTRDENNSLIAVQLTLDLKPSLPREAERIRRCRGRIFALRDEPEVVRVWLPNIDSPGLAMARAFGDFCLKDFGLISVPEVSYRRITEKDEFIVLASDGVWDVLSNKEAIHIVASAPTRASAARYLIESAVQAWKSKYPTSKIDDCAAVCLFLNTDTSNNSTLRGSEADGTLHEVEVVGHKQVYHRAETTDKCGNHQASSLMTLHSWMKSSPTLLECPGLSLSLSFVLK; encoded by the exons ATGGGGTCCTGCTTGTCGGCCGATGGGCAGAGAGGTGGCTCAAGCCCGTCGTCCCCGGCTTCGGGGACCAGGCGACAACGGGGTCGCCTCAGGAGGTTGACACGGACATCGCTAGAGGAGGACGACGAGCTCTGCAGGATCCCCGGGAGGAAGTTTCGAAATGGCTCCACCAACACCGCCTCGCTATTCACCCAGCAGGGCAAGAAGGGGACTAACCAGGATGCCATGATCGTTTGGGAG AATTTTGGTGATAGGAGTGATACAGTCTTTTGTGGAGTTTTTGATGGCCATGGTCCTAATGGCCACACGGTGGCAAGGAAA AACCATACCGACACCATGAATTCAAATGTAATTCCATCTCCAATCCCCATGGATGAATCCATAGCTTCTACTGGATTTGACGAGAAGGATAGACGTTCAAAATTCTCAAAAACAATGAAAGACTCATTCCTGAAGGCTTTCAGAATAGTGGATAAGGAACTGAGATTGCATCCGGAGATTGATTGCTTCTATAGTGGGACAACAGCAGTCACTCTGGTTAAGCAG GCTCAAGATCTTGTCATTGGAAATGTTGGAGACTCAAGAGCAGTTTTGGGCACTAGAGATGAAAATAACTCCTTGATTGCCGTCCAACTGACTTTGGATCTAAAACCAAGTCTTCCTA GGGAAGCTGAAAGAATTAGGCGTTGTAGAGGCCGTATCTTTGCTTTGAGGGATGAACCAGAGGTGGTTCGGGTATGGCTGCCCAATATCGATTCTCCAGGCTTGGCTATGGCACGGGCATTTGGAGATTTCTGTTTAAAGGATTTCGGTTTAATATCTGTGCCTGAAGTTTCTTACAGACGCATTACTGAAAAAGATGAGTTTATCGTGTTGGCCTCGGATGGG GTTTGGGATGTTCTATCCAACAAAGAGGCAATACACATAGTTGCATCTGCTCCTACAAGGGCCTCCGCCGCTCGGTATCTCATTGAGTCAGCTGTACAAGCCTGGAAGTCCAAGTATCCAACTTCAAAAATTGATGATTGTGCTGCGGTTTGCCTCTTCCTTAATACTGACACATCCAACAACTCCACTCTCAGAGGTAGCGAAGCTGACGGGACACTGCATGAAGTCGAGGTTGTCGGTCATAAACAGG TCTATCACAGGGCAGAAACAACCGACAAGTGTGGCAACCATCAAGCATCATCTTTAATGACTCTCCACAGTTGGATGAAGAGCAGCCCGACTCTATTAGAATGCCCaggtctttctctctctctctcgttcgTTCTGAAATAG
- the LOC121981568 gene encoding probable protein phosphatase 2C 33 isoform X3: MGSCLSADGQRGGSSPSSPASGTRRQRGRLRRLTRTSLEEDDELCRIPGRKFRNGSTNTASLFTQQGKKGTNQDAMIVWENFGDRSDTVFCGVFDGHGPNGHTVARKVRDILPLNLRASWELIVGNDESKQNHTDTMNSNVIPSPIPMDESIASTGFDEKDRRSKFSKTMKDSFLKAFRIVDKELRLHPEIDCFYSGTTAVTLVKQAQDLVIGNVGDSRAVLGTRDENNSLIAVQLTLDLKPSLPREAERIRRCRGRIFALRDEPEVVRVWLPNIDSPGLAMARAFGDFCLKDFGLISVPEVSYRRITEKDEFIVLASDGVWDVLSNKEAIHIVASAPTRASAARYLIESAVQAWKSKYPTSKIDDCAAVCLFLNTDTSNNSTLRGSEADGTLHEVEVVGHKQGQKQPTSVATIKHHL; encoded by the exons ATGGGGTCCTGCTTGTCGGCCGATGGGCAGAGAGGTGGCTCAAGCCCGTCGTCCCCGGCTTCGGGGACCAGGCGACAACGGGGTCGCCTCAGGAGGTTGACACGGACATCGCTAGAGGAGGACGACGAGCTCTGCAGGATCCCCGGGAGGAAGTTTCGAAATGGCTCCACCAACACCGCCTCGCTATTCACCCAGCAGGGCAAGAAGGGGACTAACCAGGATGCCATGATCGTTTGGGAG AATTTTGGTGATAGGAGTGATACAGTCTTTTGTGGAGTTTTTGATGGCCATGGTCCTAATGGCCACACGGTGGCAAGGAAAGTAAGAGATATTCTCCCTTTGAATCTACGTGCCAGTTGGGAGCTAATCGTAGGAAATGATGAATCCAAACAGAACCATACCGACACCATGAATTCAAATGTAATTCCATCTCCAATCCCCATGGATGAATCCATAGCTTCTACTGGATTTGACGAGAAGGATAGACGTTCAAAATTCTCAAAAACAATGAAAGACTCATTCCTGAAGGCTTTCAGAATAGTGGATAAGGAACTGAGATTGCATCCGGAGATTGATTGCTTCTATAGTGGGACAACAGCAGTCACTCTGGTTAAGCAG GCTCAAGATCTTGTCATTGGAAATGTTGGAGACTCAAGAGCAGTTTTGGGCACTAGAGATGAAAATAACTCCTTGATTGCCGTCCAACTGACTTTGGATCTAAAACCAAGTCTTCCTA GGGAAGCTGAAAGAATTAGGCGTTGTAGAGGCCGTATCTTTGCTTTGAGGGATGAACCAGAGGTGGTTCGGGTATGGCTGCCCAATATCGATTCTCCAGGCTTGGCTATGGCACGGGCATTTGGAGATTTCTGTTTAAAGGATTTCGGTTTAATATCTGTGCCTGAAGTTTCTTACAGACGCATTACTGAAAAAGATGAGTTTATCGTGTTGGCCTCGGATGGG GTTTGGGATGTTCTATCCAACAAAGAGGCAATACACATAGTTGCATCTGCTCCTACAAGGGCCTCCGCCGCTCGGTATCTCATTGAGTCAGCTGTACAAGCCTGGAAGTCCAAGTATCCAACTTCAAAAATTGATGATTGTGCTGCGGTTTGCCTCTTCCTTAATACTGACACATCCAACAACTCCACTCTCAGAGGTAGCGAAGCTGACGGGACACTGCATGAAGTCGAGGTTGTCGGTCATAAACAGG GGCAGAAACAACCGACAAGTGTGGCAACCATCAAGCATCATCTTTAA